From a single Natronorubrum tibetense GA33 genomic region:
- a CDS encoding PadR family transcriptional regulator, whose product MRKSGPPKGLIAYLVLELLEEKPRYGYEILKEIRDISGGHWEPSYGSVYPILYKFEEKGWTERIERADEPDRKYFELTEEGYAELETRRESCTEKARDFADVILGFFHVYAAFSTDERFEIPEPDGEWRFDETFSEWIVEQVVRHHEHYFDTEFERVEATPDEFYERHGIDEDVEAAKSDADDDTETDDDEDVEAAKSDADDDTETDDDEDD is encoded by the coding sequence ATGCGGAAAAGTGGGCCGCCGAAAGGACTCATCGCCTATCTCGTTCTCGAACTCCTCGAGGAGAAACCGCGTTATGGCTACGAGATCTTAAAGGAGATTCGCGATATCAGCGGCGGTCACTGGGAGCCGTCCTACGGCTCCGTCTACCCCATCCTCTACAAGTTCGAGGAGAAGGGGTGGACCGAACGGATCGAGCGTGCGGACGAACCCGACCGGAAGTATTTCGAGCTGACAGAGGAGGGGTACGCGGAGCTCGAGACGCGCCGCGAGAGCTGTACCGAGAAGGCCCGGGACTTCGCCGACGTCATCCTCGGCTTTTTCCACGTCTACGCGGCGTTCTCGACCGACGAGCGGTTCGAGATTCCCGAACCCGACGGCGAGTGGCGGTTCGACGAAACGTTCAGCGAGTGGATCGTCGAGCAGGTCGTCCGCCACCACGAACACTACTTCGACACCGAGTTCGAACGGGTCGAGGCGACGCCAGACGAGTTTTACGAGCGCCACGGCATCGACGAAGACGTCGAGGCGGCGAAATCGGACGCGGACGACGACACGGAGACGGACGACGACGAAGACGTCGAGGCGGCGAAATCGGACGCGGACGACGACACGGAGACGGACGACGACGAAGACGATTAG
- a CDS encoding 30S ribosomal protein S19e, with amino-acid sequence MATMYDVPADDLIEALADDLEERLDEPDWGKFVKSGVDRELPPEQEQFWATRAASLLRKVSDRGPVGVERLSTEYGGGKTSNRYQVAPDKRADGSKNLIRTILQQLEEEDLVETAEGEGRRITPAGQSLLDDTAGNVLEELDRPELERYA; translated from the coding sequence ATGGCTACGATGTACGACGTTCCGGCGGACGACCTCATCGAGGCGCTCGCCGACGATCTCGAGGAACGGCTCGACGAACCCGACTGGGGTAAGTTCGTAAAGAGCGGTGTCGATCGCGAACTCCCACCGGAACAGGAACAGTTCTGGGCGACCCGCGCCGCGAGCCTCCTGCGCAAGGTCTCCGACCGCGGCCCCGTCGGCGTCGAGCGACTCTCGACGGAGTACGGCGGCGGCAAGACCTCGAACCGTTACCAGGTCGCCCCTGACAAACGCGCCGACGGCTCGAAGAACCTGATCCGCACCATCCTCCAGCAGTTAGAGGAAGAGGATCTCGTCGAGACCGCCGAGGGTGAGGGCCGACGCATCACGCCCGCGGGCCAGAGTCTCCTCGACGACACCGCCGGAAACGTCCTCGAAGAGCTCGACCGTCCGGAACTCGAGCGCTACGCGTAA
- a CDS encoding heme-binding protein: MERRQPPQTEEGWYVLHDFRSIDWDAWRDAPERRRSRAIDEGIDYLTAAESVADADEGDSATFAVLGHKADLLVLHLRPTLGDIDALERQFEHTALAEFTERADSYLSVTEVSGYMSQDYFDDDAEMDDTGMARYIESRLKPEIPDAEFLSFYPMSKRRGPDHNWYELPFDERAEYLSNHGEIGKGYAGRVTQIISGSLGLDDFEWGITLFGDDPTDVKELLYEMRFDPSSSRFAEFGRFLSARRFPPENLGAYLAGDRVPQEGGDAHGGHHHGGSDSSGHHHGDSESGGHHGDSGGHHGDSSGGGRPGSDDEDVRSELEEIGVYAGQPHGEDVHAVVLYSEADADELFDEVDGLRTNFDHYDTHVKTAVYEPSTVGSGDTENAIVSLWETERAANTAAGFLADLPDIVRQAGDDDSDSWGTMGMFYTVKPDHREDFVGTFGDVGGLLAEMDGHRKTDLLVNQEDENDMFIASRWDSREDAMAFFRSDAFGETVEFGRDILADRPRHVFLA, translated from the coding sequence ATGGAACGACGGCAGCCGCCACAGACCGAAGAGGGCTGGTACGTCCTGCACGATTTCCGGTCGATCGACTGGGACGCCTGGCGCGACGCGCCGGAACGGCGTCGCTCGCGGGCGATCGACGAGGGTATCGACTACCTCACCGCCGCCGAGAGCGTCGCCGACGCCGACGAGGGCGACTCGGCGACGTTCGCCGTTCTCGGCCACAAAGCCGACCTGCTCGTGCTCCACCTGCGGCCGACGCTCGGCGATATCGACGCCCTCGAGCGTCAGTTCGAGCACACGGCGCTCGCCGAGTTCACCGAGCGAGCCGACTCCTACCTCTCGGTGACGGAAGTCTCGGGCTACATGTCCCAGGACTACTTCGACGACGACGCCGAGATGGACGACACCGGGATGGCCCGCTACATCGAATCACGGCTCAAACCCGAGATTCCGGACGCGGAGTTCCTCAGCTTCTACCCGATGAGCAAGCGCCGCGGTCCCGACCACAACTGGTACGAACTGCCGTTCGACGAGCGCGCGGAGTACCTCTCGAACCACGGCGAAATCGGCAAGGGGTACGCCGGCCGCGTCACCCAGATCATCTCCGGCAGCCTCGGACTGGACGACTTCGAGTGGGGCATCACCCTGTTCGGCGACGATCCGACCGACGTGAAAGAACTGCTCTACGAGATGCGGTTCGATCCCTCGAGTTCCCGCTTCGCCGAGTTCGGTCGGTTCCTCTCGGCTCGGCGCTTCCCGCCCGAGAACCTCGGCGCGTACCTCGCGGGCGACCGGGTTCCACAGGAGGGTGGCGACGCTCACGGCGGTCATCACCACGGCGGATCGGACTCGAGCGGCCACCACCACGGTGACTCGGAATCCGGCGGTCACCACGGGGATTCGGGTGGTCACCACGGGGACTCGAGCGGCGGCGGCCGACCTGGCTCCGACGACGAGGACGTCCGCAGCGAACTCGAGGAGATCGGCGTCTACGCGGGCCAGCCACACGGCGAGGACGTCCACGCGGTCGTCCTCTACTCCGAGGCCGACGCCGACGAACTGTTCGACGAGGTCGACGGGCTTCGAACGAACTTCGATCACTACGATACGCACGTGAAGACGGCGGTGTACGAGCCGAGTACCGTTGGCAGCGGAGACACCGAGAACGCCATCGTCAGCCTCTGGGAGACCGAACGCGCCGCGAACACGGCTGCCGGCTTCCTCGCGGATCTGCCGGATATCGTCCGGCAGGCCGGCGATGACGACAGCGATTCCTGGGGGACGATGGGGATGTTCTACACCGTCAAACCCGACCACCGCGAGGACTTCGTCGGGACCTTCGGCGACGTCGGTGGGCTGCTTGCAGAGATGGACGGCCACCGCAAGACCGATCTGCTGGTCAATCAAGAGGACGAAAACGACATGTTCATCGCCAGCCGCTGGGACTCCCGCGAGGACGCCATGGCGTTCTTCCGCAGCGACGCGTTCGGCGAGACGGTCGAGTTCGGTCGCGACATCCTCGCCGACCGGCCTCGGCACGTCTTCCTGGCCTGA
- the pyrH gene encoding UMP kinase encodes MKVVVSIGGSVLVPELGTDRVAEHAAVVEDLVADGCRVGAVVGGGGVAREYISAARDLGANEIELDQLGIDVTRLNARLLIAALGGDSVTAPAKDYEEAGEALQRGGISVMGGVAPAQTTDAVGAALAEYVDADLLVYATSVPGVYSDDPNENAEATKYDHLSAADLVDVIAGLEMNAGASAPVDLLAAKIIQRSGMRTIVLDGTDPDRISRAVRYGEHDGTDVIPEGAGEEPTYWAQDDQ; translated from the coding sequence ATGAAAGTGGTCGTCTCTATCGGCGGAAGCGTTCTCGTGCCCGAACTCGGGACGGATCGGGTAGCCGAACACGCAGCCGTCGTCGAAGACCTCGTCGCGGACGGCTGTCGCGTCGGTGCCGTCGTCGGGGGCGGCGGCGTCGCACGCGAGTACATCAGCGCCGCTCGCGACCTGGGGGCAAACGAGATCGAGCTCGATCAGTTGGGGATCGATGTCACCCGACTCAACGCGCGCCTGCTTATCGCCGCGCTGGGCGGCGATTCGGTGACGGCGCCGGCGAAAGACTACGAGGAGGCCGGCGAGGCCCTCCAGCGAGGCGGCATCTCGGTCATGGGCGGGGTCGCACCGGCCCAGACGACCGACGCTGTCGGCGCCGCCCTCGCGGAGTACGTCGACGCCGATCTGCTCGTCTACGCGACGAGCGTCCCCGGCGTCTACAGCGACGATCCCAACGAGAACGCCGAGGCGACGAAGTACGACCACCTCTCCGCTGCGGACCTCGTTGACGTCATCGCCGGCCTCGAGATGAACGCCGGCGCGTCGGCACCCGTCGACCTGCTGGCGGCGAAGATCATCCAGCGCTCGGGTATGCGAACGATCGTTCTCGACGGTACCGATCCGGACCGCATCTCGCGTGCGGTCCGCTACGGCGAGCACGACGGCACCGACGTCATCCCCGAGGGTGCGGGCGAAGAACCGACCTACTGGGCGCAGGACGACCAATGA
- the thiL gene encoding thiamine-phosphate kinase, which produces MDERAALALLERELEAAGDDAAVVDGLVITTDMLHERTDFPAGTTRYTAGWRAVGASLSDVAAMGAEATAAVAAYAAPEFDAEELLAFVRGASDVCERVGSEYVGGDLDGHDEFTVTTTAIGSTDDPVYRSGATPGDRVCVTGTLGRSAAALELFERGTRREDPDALERANDLFRFEPRVAAGRTLAPHATAMMDSSDGLARSLHQLADASDCGFEIGADRIPIDDALLDVAATDDEALERATTFGEDFELVVTLPEDAVETVQSALAVDLSVIGTVTARESGITMDGEALEDRGYTH; this is translated from the coding sequence ATGGACGAACGCGCCGCGCTGGCGCTGCTAGAACGCGAACTCGAGGCTGCCGGCGACGACGCCGCCGTCGTCGACGGGCTCGTGATCACGACGGACATGCTCCACGAGCGGACGGACTTTCCGGCCGGCACGACCCGCTACACGGCGGGCTGGCGCGCCGTCGGAGCCTCGCTCTCGGACGTCGCCGCGATGGGTGCCGAAGCGACCGCCGCCGTCGCGGCCTACGCGGCCCCCGAGTTCGACGCCGAGGAGCTACTCGCGTTCGTACGCGGCGCGAGCGACGTCTGCGAACGCGTCGGCAGCGAGTACGTCGGCGGCGACCTCGACGGCCACGACGAGTTCACCGTGACGACGACCGCGATCGGCAGCACCGACGACCCCGTCTACCGCAGCGGTGCGACCCCCGGCGACCGCGTCTGCGTCACCGGCACGCTGGGCCGCAGCGCCGCCGCACTCGAGTTGTTCGAGCGCGGGACCCGTCGCGAGGATCCGGACGCGCTCGAGCGCGCGAACGACCTGTTCCGGTTCGAGCCGCGGGTCGCGGCCGGCCGAACGCTCGCGCCCCACGCGACCGCGATGATGGACTCCAGCGACGGACTCGCCCGCTCGTTGCACCAACTCGCCGACGCTAGCGACTGCGGATTCGAGATCGGCGCCGATCGGATTCCAATCGACGATGCGTTACTCGACGTCGCCGCGACCGACGACGAGGCGCTCGAGCGCGCGACGACCTTCGGCGAGGACTTCGAGCTGGTGGTCACGCTACCCGAGGACGCAGTCGAGACCGTACAGTCGGCACTCGCGGTCGATCTATCGGTGATCGGCACCGTCACCGCGCGCGAGAGCGGAATCACGATGGACGGCGAGGCGCTCGAGGATCGCGGCTACACGCACTGA
- the lysS gene encoding lysine--tRNA ligase, whose amino-acid sequence MSDESPYTLQREDAERHAFWADAVADRVEERVADRPGDDPIVVKGGISPSGVPHLGNVNELLRGYFVAEVLRDRGHEVRQVFTADDRDPLRKLPRTLCDLEGNLVDLGDVDAGALGRNLGAPYTDIPDPFGCCDSYGDHFAAIIQDSADAVDVPIELLSNTELYESGDLEDVTRFVLENRERAREVLAEYQDKVDEDYVPFNPICAECGKVTETVTSVDLDAEPPTVDYTCTDMDAGDRTIEGCGHEGTATLREGKLPWRFEWPAQWQTLSVDFEPFGKDHAEGSWPSGQDVARNVLEIEPPVPMVYEWFTLEGEPFSSSEGNVILVSDVLELLEPEVLRYFFAKDPAKARDFSIERLDQLVDEFDRLEAIYFDEIDADEDETAFAKRVYPFVVEEPRAERVRLPYTFAAVLGMTDDPNLREEIARREGHIPDDAPEWAIEGALQRVEQARNWARRTENEFDYELKRSEIPDHEFDAATEAALEELADFIEGGHEPDEIQGEIYETARRHDVDVGDFFTAGYRLFFDEEQGPKLGSFLAKVDREFVVARLRRER is encoded by the coding sequence ATGAGCGACGAGAGTCCGTACACCCTCCAGCGTGAGGATGCAGAACGGCACGCCTTCTGGGCGGATGCGGTCGCGGATCGAGTGGAAGAGCGCGTGGCCGACCGTCCCGGTGATGACCCAATCGTCGTCAAGGGCGGCATCTCGCCGTCGGGCGTTCCCCACCTCGGCAACGTCAACGAACTCTTGCGGGGCTACTTCGTCGCCGAGGTGCTCCGCGATCGCGGCCACGAGGTCAGGCAGGTCTTTACCGCGGACGACCGCGACCCGCTGCGAAAGCTTCCCCGCACCCTCTGTGATCTCGAGGGGAACCTCGTCGACCTCGGCGATGTCGACGCGGGGGCGCTCGGACGCAATCTCGGCGCGCCGTACACCGACATCCCGGATCCATTCGGCTGCTGTGACTCCTACGGCGATCACTTTGCGGCGATCATCCAGGACAGCGCAGACGCCGTCGACGTCCCGATCGAACTGCTCTCGAACACCGAACTGTACGAGTCGGGCGATCTCGAGGATGTCACTCGATTCGTGCTCGAAAATCGCGAGCGCGCACGCGAAGTCCTCGCCGAGTACCAGGACAAGGTCGACGAGGACTACGTCCCGTTCAACCCGATCTGTGCGGAGTGTGGGAAGGTGACGGAGACCGTGACGAGCGTCGATTTGGACGCTGAGCCGCCGACCGTGGACTACACGTGTACCGACATGGACGCCGGCGACCGAACGATCGAGGGCTGTGGCCACGAGGGCACCGCGACGCTGCGTGAGGGCAAACTGCCCTGGCGCTTCGAGTGGCCAGCCCAGTGGCAGACCCTCAGCGTCGACTTCGAACCCTTCGGCAAGGACCACGCCGAAGGCTCCTGGCCCAGCGGACAGGACGTCGCGCGCAACGTCCTCGAGATCGAGCCGCCCGTCCCGATGGTCTACGAGTGGTTCACCCTCGAGGGTGAGCCCTTCTCCTCCTCGGAGGGGAACGTCATCCTCGTCTCGGACGTGCTCGAGCTACTCGAGCCCGAAGTGCTGCGCTACTTTTTCGCGAAGGACCCCGCGAAGGCGCGGGACTTCAGCATCGAACGGCTCGACCAGTTGGTCGACGAGTTCGACCGCCTCGAGGCGATCTACTTCGACGAGATCGACGCGGACGAAGACGAGACGGCCTTCGCGAAGCGCGTCTACCCGTTCGTCGTCGAGGAGCCGAGAGCGGAGCGCGTTCGACTCCCCTACACCTTCGCCGCCGTGCTCGGGATGACGGACGATCCCAACCTGCGCGAGGAGATCGCCCGCCGCGAAGGTCACATTCCGGACGACGCGCCCGAGTGGGCGATCGAGGGAGCACTCCAGCGCGTCGAGCAGGCCAGAAACTGGGCGCGACGCACCGAAAACGAGTTCGACTACGAACTCAAGCGAAGCGAAATCCCCGATCACGAGTTCGACGCGGCGACGGAAGCGGCACTCGAGGAACTCGCCGACTTCATCGAGGGGGGTCACGAACCCGACGAGATTCAGGGCGAGATCTACGAGACGGCGCGCCGTCACGACGTCGATGTTGGCGACTTCTTCACTGCGGGCTATCGGCTCTTTTTCGACGAGGAGCAGGGGCCGAAACTCGGCTCGTTCCTCGCGAAGGTCGACCGCGAGTTCGTCGTCGCCCGGTTGCGCCGGGAGCGGTGA
- a CDS encoding site-2 protease family protein, giving the protein MDHGFPAVVSVPELYGSETLTWVVAGLLVYWFGIIALRRADLLPEYVGTQGPILTFHTKRGREFLDRLSKPKRFWRAWANLGVGIAIVVMVAMFVLLLLAAISAITSPQPTGGVQQPRNVVPFPGVNDFLPLSATPGIVIGLLVGLVVHEGGHGLLCRVEDIGIKSMGVAMLAIIPFGAFVEPEQESSKKASRGAQTRMFAAGVTNNFAVTIIVFALLFGPIVGAIAVAPGAAVGGVAPNSPAADAGVEPNDRITAVDGDPVETNDDLADRLEAHDGQQVELELDGERTVMVDRSLLVTAAMENGPAGVDAGDAIVEVNGETVVTEREFLDTVGDDEVVTLTIATADGDRSEREVPIGAAVGVVEDGPLEEALGPTDETFVITSFEGERTHSYDDLDALLSETEAGDEATVVGYLDGEREEVDVTLGDHPREDSGFLGVSPTPGTSGFEVSDIGVQLYPAEEYLSILGSDEGSSYGGVADSFFGKIGLSILLPVIGVVGLLPFNFAGFTGGVENFYEVQGSLAVLGDSTVFILANILFWTGWINVQLGFFNCIPAFPLDGGHILRTSTEAVVSRLPVETTRGHVRTVTTTVGLTMLISFLTMLFLPFLL; this is encoded by the coding sequence ATGGATCACGGTTTCCCTGCTGTCGTCTCGGTTCCCGAACTCTACGGCTCGGAGACGCTCACGTGGGTCGTCGCCGGCCTGCTCGTCTACTGGTTCGGGATCATCGCCCTCCGACGAGCGGATCTGCTGCCGGAGTACGTCGGGACGCAGGGACCCATTCTCACGTTCCACACCAAACGCGGCCGGGAGTTCCTCGACCGACTGTCGAAGCCCAAGCGGTTCTGGCGGGCCTGGGCCAACCTCGGCGTCGGCATCGCTATCGTCGTGATGGTGGCGATGTTCGTCCTCCTCCTGCTTGCCGCTATCTCCGCGATCACGTCACCTCAGCCAACCGGCGGCGTCCAGCAGCCCCGAAACGTCGTTCCGTTCCCCGGCGTCAACGACTTCCTGCCGCTCTCGGCGACGCCCGGCATCGTCATCGGGCTCCTCGTCGGGCTGGTCGTCCACGAGGGCGGCCACGGCCTGCTCTGTCGCGTCGAGGACATCGGCATCAAGTCGATGGGCGTCGCCATGCTCGCGATCATCCCCTTCGGTGCGTTCGTCGAACCCGAACAGGAGAGTAGCAAGAAGGCCTCGAGAGGGGCCCAGACGCGGATGTTCGCGGCGGGCGTCACGAACAACTTCGCGGTCACGATCATCGTCTTCGCGCTTCTTTTCGGTCCGATCGTCGGGGCCATCGCCGTCGCCCCCGGTGCCGCGGTCGGCGGCGTCGCGCCGAACTCGCCCGCCGCCGACGCGGGCGTCGAACCGAACGACCGAATCACCGCCGTCGACGGCGACCCCGTCGAGACGAACGACGACCTCGCCGACCGACTCGAGGCCCACGACGGGCAACAGGTCGAACTTGAACTCGACGGGGAGCGGACCGTCATGGTCGATCGGTCACTGCTCGTGACCGCCGCGATGGAGAACGGTCCCGCCGGCGTCGACGCCGGCGACGCAATCGTCGAGGTAAACGGCGAGACGGTCGTGACCGAGCGCGAGTTCCTCGACACTGTCGGCGACGACGAGGTCGTGACGCTGACGATCGCCACTGCGGACGGCGACCGAAGCGAGCGCGAGGTGCCGATCGGCGCCGCGGTCGGGGTCGTCGAGGACGGCCCGCTCGAGGAGGCACTCGGCCCGACCGACGAGACGTTCGTCATCACGTCCTTCGAAGGGGAGCGAACGCACTCCTACGACGACCTCGACGCGTTGCTCTCGGAAACCGAGGCGGGTGACGAGGCGACCGTCGTCGGCTATCTGGACGGCGAGCGCGAGGAGGTCGACGTAACCCTCGGCGACCATCCCCGCGAGGACTCCGGGTTCCTCGGCGTCAGCCCCACACCCGGCACGTCCGGCTTCGAAGTGAGCGATATCGGCGTCCAGCTCTATCCCGCCGAGGAGTATCTCTCGATTCTCGGCAGCGACGAGGGAAGCAGCTACGGCGGCGTCGCCGACTCCTTCTTCGGAAAGATCGGGCTCTCGATACTGCTCCCGGTCATCGGAGTCGTCGGCTTGCTGCCGTTCAATTTCGCCGGCTTCACCGGCGGCGTCGAGAACTTCTACGAGGTGCAGGGATCGCTCGCGGTACTCGGAGATAGCACCGTGTTCATCCTCGCGAACATCCTGTTCTGGACCGGCTGGATCAACGTCCAGCTCGGCTTCTTCAACTGCATTCCGGCGTTCCCGCTCGACGGCGGGCACATCCTGCGGACGAGCACTGAGGCCGTCGTCTCGAGACTCCCGGTCGAGACGACTCGCGGGCATGTGCGGACGGTGACGACGACCGTCGGACTGACGATGCTCATCAGCTTCCTCACGATGTTGTTCCTGCCGTTCCTCCTCTAG
- a CDS encoding DNA-binding protein, translating into MSGSPDEEKLEELRQKKMEQLQEQAEGQQGQAGASQEAAQQQAEAQKKALLRQYLTDDARKRLNTVKMSKPQFGEQVERQVVTLAKSGRIQGKIDDDKMKKLLQELKPDSKSFDITRR; encoded by the coding sequence ATGAGTGGTTCACCCGACGAGGAGAAACTCGAGGAGCTCCGACAGAAGAAGATGGAGCAGCTACAGGAACAGGCCGAGGGCCAGCAAGGCCAGGCCGGCGCCTCGCAGGAAGCGGCCCAGCAGCAGGCCGAAGCCCAAAAGAAGGCCCTTCTGCGTCAGTACCTGACCGACGACGCCCGGAAACGGCTCAACACGGTCAAGATGAGCAAGCCCCAGTTCGGCGAGCAGGTCGAGCGACAGGTCGTTACGCTGGCCAAAAGCGGACGCATCCAGGGGAAAATTGACGACGACAAGATGAAGAAGCTCCTCCAGGAGTTAAAGCCCGACTCGAAGAGCTTCGACATCACGCGTCGCTGA
- a CDS encoding site-2 protease family protein, with translation MDDVDSSEFGSARTDGSSLDAGPPLERIESVFTIYEIRTEGDQLIYYGDPRVHPEEAMRELWPAFRKAGYDPQLTTRYGEYVLVAEPIDLGINGIPWTNVLLLLATVVSTLFVGALWWYPQLDPLSDPMVMVQAWPFSLAILGVLGVHELGHYVMSRYHEVDASLPYFIPIPTIIGTMGAVIKLKGQMPDRKALFDIGVAGPLAGLVATVAVAIIGLHMPPVTVPEPLLEEADGSGFRLGIPPMLELLAWAVDQPMYADDPTRNVNPVVIGAWVGMFVTFLNLIPVGQLDGGHILRAMAGEFHALVSTIVPTALIALAGYLYFVGGYGFQSVFIWILWGILTALFASAGAARPVTDERLDTGRLLVGILTFGLGALCFMPVPLEIIQ, from the coding sequence ATGGACGACGTCGACTCGTCCGAGTTCGGATCGGCGCGGACGGACGGCTCGTCGCTCGACGCCGGGCCGCCGCTCGAGCGCATCGAGTCCGTGTTTACGATCTACGAGATCCGAACCGAGGGCGATCAGCTGATCTACTACGGCGATCCGCGGGTACATCCCGAGGAAGCGATGCGCGAGCTGTGGCCCGCGTTCCGAAAGGCGGGCTACGATCCGCAGCTGACCACCCGGTACGGCGAGTATGTGCTCGTCGCCGAGCCGATCGACCTCGGCATCAACGGGATCCCGTGGACGAACGTCCTGTTGTTGCTGGCGACGGTCGTCTCGACGCTGTTTGTCGGCGCACTTTGGTGGTACCCCCAGCTCGATCCGTTGTCGGATCCGATGGTAATGGTCCAGGCGTGGCCCTTCTCGCTCGCGATTCTTGGGGTACTCGGCGTCCACGAACTGGGCCACTACGTGATGAGCCGCTATCACGAGGTCGACGCCTCGTTACCGTACTTCATCCCCATCCCGACGATCATCGGGACGATGGGTGCGGTGATCAAACTGAAAGGACAGATGCCCGACCGGAAAGCGCTGTTCGATATCGGCGTCGCCGGCCCGCTCGCCGGACTGGTCGCGACGGTCGCCGTCGCGATTATCGGGCTGCACATGCCCCCCGTCACCGTTCCGGAACCGCTCCTCGAGGAGGCTGACGGGAGCGGGTTCCGACTCGGGATCCCGCCGATGCTCGAGTTGCTCGCGTGGGCGGTCGACCAGCCGATGTACGCCGACGACCCGACGCGAAACGTCAACCCGGTCGTCATCGGCGCCTGGGTCGGCATGTTCGTCACCTTCCTCAACCTAATTCCGGTGGGCCAACTCGACGGCGGGCACATCCTTCGAGCGATGGCCGGCGAGTTCCACGCGCTCGTCAGCACGATCGTTCCGACCGCACTGATCGCGCTCGCGGGCTACCTCTACTTCGTCGGCGGCTACGGGTTCCAGTCGGTGTTCATCTGGATTTTGTGGGGGATCCTGACCGCCCTCTTCGCCTCGGCGGGGGCGGCCCGTCCGGTCACCGACGAGCGACTGGACACCGGCCGACTCCTCGTCGGCATCCTCACGTTCGGACTCGGTGCGCTCTGTTTCATGCCCGTTCCCCTCGAGATCATCCAGTAG
- a CDS encoding DUF7123 family protein, with the protein MSMSTTAQPSTESKERRLTNYLRNRAEDGELYFKGKFIADDVGMSPKEIGALMVKLSDSVSDLEIEKWSYTSATTWRVAPA; encoded by the coding sequence ATGTCGATGAGCACGACAGCCCAACCCTCCACGGAAAGCAAAGAACGTCGCCTCACGAACTACCTGCGCAACCGCGCGGAAGACGGCGAGCTGTACTTCAAAGGCAAGTTCATCGCAGACGACGTCGGCATGTCCCCCAAAGAGATCGGCGCGCTGATGGTCAAACTCTCCGACTCGGTCAGCGACCTCGAGATCGAGAAGTGGTCCTACACGAGCGCGACCACCTGGCGTGTCGCCCCCGCCTGA
- a CDS encoding molybdopterin synthase produces the protein MYVLGICDRGAGDDARERVVNRLVDRLEREGRVGVVRYDATIADGMQAHDSLTLGGDVSYDLGADGDWTASGTGMTIDSVVDQLATDCDYAVVVGVDGLRHPTVVVGTDGETAATSADDEDGDRVIAAVEAPGDLDPDAVLAALEDCDPHETLESLVDRVKRSPKAELSGAIATFTGRVRAKDDADDARTQYLEFEKYEGIAEERMAALETDLESRDGVLEVELYHRTGVVEDGEDIVFVVVLAGHRGEAFRTVEDGINRLKDEVPLFKKEVTVDDEFWVHEQS, from the coding sequence ATGTACGTACTCGGCATTTGCGACCGCGGGGCCGGCGACGACGCACGCGAGCGGGTCGTCAACCGGCTCGTCGATCGACTCGAGCGGGAGGGACGCGTCGGCGTCGTCAGGTACGACGCGACGATCGCCGACGGGATGCAGGCCCACGACTCGCTGACCCTCGGCGGCGACGTCAGCTACGACCTCGGCGCTGACGGGGACTGGACGGCCTCCGGAACCGGAATGACGATCGACAGTGTCGTCGATCAACTCGCGACCGACTGCGACTACGCCGTCGTCGTCGGCGTCGACGGGCTCCGCCACCCCACCGTCGTCGTCGGTACGGACGGTGAGACGGCGGCCACTTCAGCGGACGACGAAGACGGCGACCGCGTGATCGCCGCCGTCGAGGCGCCCGGCGACCTCGATCCGGACGCCGTCCTGGCCGCGCTCGAGGACTGTGATCCCCACGAAACGCTTGAATCGCTCGTCGACCGCGTCAAACGCTCGCCGAAAGCTGAGCTATCCGGTGCGATCGCCACCTTCACCGGTCGCGTCCGGGCGAAAGACGACGCGGACGACGCGCGCACCCAGTACCTCGAGTTCGAGAAGTACGAGGGGATCGCCGAGGAGCGCATGGCCGCCCTCGAGACCGATCTCGAGTCCCGCGACGGCGTTCTCGAGGTCGAACTCTATCACCGAACCGGCGTCGTCGAGGACGGCGAGGATATCGTTTTCGTCGTGGTGCTAGCCGGCCACCGCGGCGAGGCGTTTCGGACCGTCGAAGACGGAATCAACCGGCTGAAAGACGAGGTGCCGCTATTCAAGAAGGAAGTGACGGTCGACGACGAGTTCTGGGTTCACGAGCAATCGTAA